The proteins below are encoded in one region of Mangifera indica cultivar Alphonso chromosome 7, CATAS_Mindica_2.1, whole genome shotgun sequence:
- the LOC123220375 gene encoding growth-regulating factor 3-like: MNIGGGGGGGGGGGGVGSGMGLVGMRSPFTVSQWQELEHQALIFKYMMAGLPVPHDLVLPIQKSFDSISSRFFHHPTMGYCSFYGKKVDPEPGRCRRTDGKKWRCSKDAYPDSKYCERHMHRGRNRSRKPVESHTLTQSLSTVSSLTVTESSSGTGSSQNVPLHAFSDIQVSGSGTNPSHYQVESISYGIPNKDCRYLQGVLKPEVGEHSFFSEASGSNRGIQMDSRLDNTWPLMQSRVTTLPQSRASNTSILQSDYSQHPFFCSEFTAGEHIKQEGQSLRPFFDEWPKARDSWPCLEDERSTQTSLSTTQLSISIPMSSSDFSATRSQSPQDNLDGIH; this comes from the exons ATGAATATTGGTGGTGGCGGcggcggtggtggtggtggtggtggggttGGAAGTGGGATGGGGTTAGTGGGAATGAGGTCACCGTTTACAGTTTCACAATGGCAAGAGTTGGAACATCAAGCCCTGATCTTTAAGTACATGATGGCAGGTTTGCCTGTGCCTCATGATCTTGTTCTTCCTATTCAAAAGAGTTTTGACTCCATTTCTTCACGCTTCTTTCATCACCCCACCA TGGGTTATTGTTCCTTCTATGGAAAAAAGGTTGATCCTGAGCCGGGGCGATGCAGGAGAACTGATGGCAAAAAATGGCGGTGCTCCAAAGACGCATACCCAGACTCAAAGTACTGTGAGCGCCACATGCACCGAGGCCGCAACCGTTCAAGAAAGCCTGTGGAATCACATACCCTTACACAGTCATTGTCCACCGTGTCATCGCTGACTGTCACTGAAAGCAGCAGTGGGACTGGAAGCTCCCAGAATGTTCCATTACATGCCTTTAGTGATATCCAAGTCAGTGGTTCTGGAACTAATCCGTCCCATTATCAAGTAGAGTCTATCTCTTATGGAATCCCAAATAAAGATTGCAG GTACCTTCAAGGAGTGCTTAAACCTGAAGTTGGGGAGCATAGTTTCTTCTCTGAAGCTTCTGGAAGCAATAGAGGTATCCAGATGGACTCACGGCTAGATAACACATGGCCTCTGATGCAATCTAGAGTCACCACACTTCCCCAGTCAAGAGCAAGCAACACATCCATCTTGCAAAGTGATTATTCTCAGCATCCATTTTTCTGCAGCGAATTCACTGCTGGAGAGCATATAAAACAGGAGGGTCAGTCTCTTCGACCTTTCTTTGATGAGTGGCCTAAAGCCAGGGACTCATGGCCTTGTCTTGAAGATGAGCGATCCACCCAGACATCTCTCTCAACTACCCAGCTCTCGATATCCATTCCGATGTCTTCATCTGACTTCTCTGCCACACGCTCTCAATCTCCCCAAG ATAATTTAGACGGCATACATTGA